A stretch of Ranitomeya variabilis isolate aRanVar5 chromosome 3, aRanVar5.hap1, whole genome shotgun sequence DNA encodes these proteins:
- the LOC143817557 gene encoding uncharacterized protein LOC143817557, giving the protein MESIRSTIKLLFPNCMMGGIDLKDAYYHLPIHNRYQKFLRVAVKINNEVRHFQYAALPFGLSTAPRIFTKIMLEVMAYLRQKETLIVPYLDDFLVIGNSVTQCADRLAHAISSLQDLGWIINTDKSRLTPLSRQAFLGFQLDSISQKCLLPQIRGKDVRVLSDNTTTVAYLNRQGGTRSETLMSSATEILNLAESHLTSLTALHIRGASNQQADFLSRHTLRQGEWCLNQQIFLDIISLWGRPQIDLFATRKNRKVRRFASLSPADHPDILDALQAPWQFSLAYAFPPIILLPQVIRKIREEGARVVLIAPFWPKRPWFSCWTLQGLLAKRLASPKLLLTVTVLTGRSIELLLQLTHRLVYGLNRKSMSLCTQWSMSS; this is encoded by the exons atggagtccattaggtccaccataaaactcctcttcccaaactgtatgatggggggcattgatctaaaggatgcttactatcatctccccattcataacagataccaaaaattcctcagagtggcggtaaaaatcaacaacgaggttcgtcacttccagtatgcggccttacccttcggcctctcaacagcgccgaggatcttcaccaagataatgctagaggtgatggcatacctacgccagaaggaaactttgattgtgccctatctggatgactttttggtaataggaaattcagttactcaatgtgccGATCGTttggctcacgcaatttcctctctacaggacctgggctggataatcaataccgacaaatccagactcactccgctttcccgtcaggcgtttttggggttccagttagactccatatctcaaaagtgtctcctgccgcag attcgggggaaagacgtcagagtcctgtccgacaacaccaccacggtggcgtatctaaatcggcaaggaggtacgcgatcagagactctgatgtcttctgctacggaaatcttaaatctagcagaaagtcacctaacatcccttactgcattgcacataaggggagcaagcaatcagcaggcggacttcttaagcagacacaccctgaggcaaggagagtggtgtctaaaccagcagatatttctggacataatatctctttggggccgtcctcagatagatctcttcgccacaaggaaaaacagaaaagtccggagatttgcttctctatctccagcggatcatccggacattctggacgctctccaagccccttggcagttcagtctggcgtacgcgtttcctccgatcatattgcttcctcaagttatacgcaaaatcagggaagaaggggcgagagtcgtactgatagctccattctggcccaagagaccatggttctcatg TTGGACTTTgcagggacttcttgctaagagattagcttcacccAAGCTTCTTCTAactgtcacagtcctcacag